A section of the Pedobacter sp. HDW13 genome encodes:
- a CDS encoding glycoside hydrolase family 28 protein — MKIKVFIALALLFSIRVVAQQTYNIKKFGAVGDGKTNDAIAIQKAINTCNAAGGGQVVVPAGHVFLSGPFDLKSFVELRVEGGAKILASPDESLYTKSAFRENKGEGTIWIGGEKLEQVSITGSGVIDGNGISFMGEELSDSYVLKPFNVVDPRPHLLTLIDCKKLNIDGVTFQNSAYWTVHLVGCNDVSISNITLLNSIKIRNSDGIDLDHSKNVRINNCYIESGDDCICLKNRREYEEYGACENIVISNCTMTSSSCAIKIGSENMDRISHVLINNCNIRNSNRGWVSKTAMKEP, encoded by the coding sequence ATGAAAATTAAAGTATTCATTGCGCTTGCCCTGCTGTTTTCGATTAGGGTAGTTGCACAACAAACCTATAACATTAAAAAGTTTGGAGCTGTTGGCGATGGAAAAACAAATGATGCCATTGCCATTCAAAAGGCAATTAATACCTGTAATGCTGCAGGTGGCGGGCAGGTAGTTGTACCCGCAGGCCATGTGTTTTTAAGTGGCCCGTTCGATTTAAAATCCTTTGTTGAGCTACGGGTAGAAGGCGGCGCGAAAATTTTAGCAAGCCCCGATGAAAGCCTGTACACCAAAAGTGCTTTCCGCGAAAATAAAGGCGAAGGAACCATTTGGATAGGTGGTGAAAAACTGGAGCAGGTAAGCATTACCGGCAGTGGTGTAATTGATGGCAACGGAATTTCTTTTATGGGCGAAGAGCTAAGCGATTCTTATGTATTGAAACCTTTTAACGTTGTAGATCCGCGCCCGCACCTGCTCACTTTAATCGACTGTAAAAAACTGAATATTGATGGGGTTACTTTTCAAAATTCGGCCTATTGGACAGTGCATCTGGTAGGTTGCAACGATGTTTCCATTTCGAATATTACCCTGCTAAACAGCATTAAAATAAGAAACAGTGATGGCATTGATTTAGACCACAGTAAAAATGTGAGGATCAACAACTGTTATATCGAATCGGGCGATGATTGCATTTGCCTTAAAAACCGCCGCGAATATGAAGAATATGGCGCCTGCGAAAATATTGTGATTAGCAATTGCACCATGACTTCGAGTTCTTGTGCCATTAAAATAGGCTCTGAAAATATGGACCGCATTAGCCATGTACTCATTAATAACTGCAATATCCGCAACAGCAACAGGGGCTGGGTATCCAAAACCGCGATGAAGGAACCGTGA
- the uxuA gene encoding mannonate dehydratase, whose translation MTTKYKKLEQTWRWYGPNDPVSLQDVKQAGATGIVTALHHVPHGEVWTVADIMERKSIIDAAGLTWSVVESVPVHEAIKTRREDAGKYIENYKISLQNLAACGLKTICYNFMPVLDWTRTQLDLEMTDGSKALYFNWIDLAIFDLYILKRPNAEADYPASVLTRAAERFSTLDQQALDALRVNVLMGIPNEKEIELETLQNSIQEYQAIGFDGLRANLVYFLSAIAGVCEKEGIKMTIHPDDPPYPILGLPRIASTANDFEFILKSVDQPFNGVCFCTGSLGAGVDNNVLEIFNVVKSRTYFAHLRNVTKDSDGSFYEADHLGGDVNMYEIMKALSAENALRDIAIPFRPDHGHQMLDDLGKQSNPGYSAIGRLRGLAELRGLEVGVTGNY comes from the coding sequence ATGACAACCAAATATAAAAAATTAGAACAAACCTGGCGCTGGTATGGGCCCAACGATCCGGTAAGCTTACAAGATGTAAAACAGGCTGGCGCTACAGGTATAGTTACGGCATTGCACCATGTGCCGCATGGCGAAGTATGGACTGTTGCTGATATTATGGAACGCAAATCGATTATCGACGCTGCAGGCCTAACCTGGTCGGTGGTAGAGAGCGTTCCGGTACACGAAGCCATTAAAACCCGTAGGGAAGATGCTGGTAAGTATATCGAAAACTATAAAATTTCACTTCAGAACCTGGCAGCTTGTGGCTTAAAAACAATATGCTACAACTTTATGCCTGTGTTAGACTGGACCCGTACGCAACTCGACCTCGAAATGACCGATGGTTCGAAAGCGTTGTATTTTAACTGGATAGACCTGGCTATTTTTGACCTGTATATACTCAAAAGACCAAATGCTGAAGCCGATTACCCGGCATCGGTTTTAACACGGGCAGCAGAACGTTTCAGCACACTCGATCAGCAAGCCCTGGATGCGCTGCGGGTTAACGTGCTGATGGGGATCCCGAACGAAAAGGAGATCGAACTCGAAACCCTTCAAAATAGTATTCAGGAGTATCAGGCCATAGGCTTTGATGGCTTAAGAGCAAATCTGGTGTATTTCCTTTCGGCTATTGCCGGGGTTTGCGAAAAGGAAGGTATTAAAATGACTATCCATCCCGATGATCCTCCATATCCCATTTTGGGCCTGCCCCGAATTGCCAGCACAGCCAATGATTTCGAATTTATATTAAAAAGTGTAGACCAGCCTTTTAACGGCGTGTGCTTTTGTACTGGTTCGCTGGGAGCGGGCGTAGACAATAATGTGCTCGAAATTTTTAACGTGGTAAAATCGCGTACTTACTTTGCACATCTTCGTAATGTAACCAAAGATAGCGATGGAAGTTTTTACGAGGCCGATCATTTGGGTGGCGATGTAAATATGTACGAGATTATGAAAGCATTATCAGCAGAAAATGCTTTAAGAGATATTGCCATTCCTTTCAGGCCCGACCACGGTCACCAGATGCTCGATGATTTGGGCAAACAAAGTAATCCGGGTTATTCTGCCATTGGCAGATTAAGAGGGCTTGCTGAGCTTCGCGGCCTCGAGGTGGGTGTAACCGGAAACTATTAA
- a CDS encoding LacI family DNA-binding transcriptional regulator, with translation MQQKISIKDIANHVGTSITAVSFVINGKAKEKHISDKLAAKIQKAIDELGYQPNLLARSLRTGKSNIIGFLVDDISKPFFSGLARAIDEKAAVHGYKIIFSSTGNDRERTNEILNIYQERRVDAYVAALAEGLETEIGRLIGGETPIVLFDRYLPGLDADYVLTDNFWSTAAATQHLLDNGFEKIGFITIDTQQQQMLDRLRGYSEVLDRAGKAQEVLKIKYLDSERTTQLIKTFLQNNPHLDAVIFAANYLTMDGLKLSRTGDEALLQTKGVISFDDFELLEFIRPSITAVEQPIEAIAENIIQLLLKKLAGGVGSKAAKPVVINLQAKLNIRQSSKPLNA, from the coding sequence ATGCAGCAAAAGATATCAATAAAAGACATTGCAAACCATGTTGGAACATCTATTACAGCGGTATCTTTTGTAATCAATGGCAAAGCCAAAGAAAAACACATCAGCGATAAATTAGCTGCAAAAATACAGAAGGCGATAGATGAGCTGGGTTACCAACCTAATTTACTCGCCCGGAGTTTAAGAACCGGAAAGTCGAACATTATCGGCTTTCTGGTTGATGATATTTCTAAACCCTTTTTCTCGGGCCTGGCCAGGGCCATAGATGAAAAGGCGGCCGTTCATGGCTATAAAATTATCTTCAGCAGTACAGGGAACGACAGGGAAAGAACAAACGAAATCCTGAATATTTACCAGGAAAGGCGTGTTGATGCTTATGTTGCAGCCCTTGCCGAAGGGTTGGAGACCGAAATTGGCAGGCTTATTGGCGGCGAAACGCCCATTGTCCTTTTCGATCGTTACCTGCCCGGACTTGATGCCGATTACGTATTAACCGATAATTTTTGGTCGACAGCTGCCGCAACGCAACACCTGCTCGATAATGGTTTCGAAAAAATTGGCTTTATTACCATCGATACCCAACAGCAACAAATGCTCGATCGCTTGCGCGGATACAGCGAAGTACTGGATCGTGCCGGGAAAGCCCAGGAGGTTTTAAAAATCAAATATCTGGATTCGGAGCGTACTACCCAGCTAATTAAAACCTTTTTACAAAACAATCCACATTTAGATGCCGTAATTTTTGCCGCTAACTACCTCACTATGGATGGACTCAAATTATCGCGCACCGGCGATGAAGCACTGCTTCAAACCAAAGGGGTAATCTCTTTTGATGATTTCGAATTGCTTGAGTTTATCAGGCCATCCATTACTGCGGTAGAACAACCCATTGAAGCTATTGCCGAAAATATTATCCAGCTCCTGCTTAAAAAACTAGCGGGTGGAGTCGGCAGTAAAGCAGCCAAACCTGTGGTGATTAACCTGCAGGCCAAACTAAATATACGGCAATCGAGTAAGCCCCTAAATGCTTAA
- a CDS encoding GH116 family glycosyl hydrolase — protein sequence MKEQSSGRRAFIKKAGILGIGVMAARFPVWGNSIFAAGYPKHNIPEEKNIDPKWLASLYKRGTATTYKKSRNELRYIGMPVGGLHAGTVYVGGDGRLWLWQIYNETFEGAQEGIEPKIVNWNDGTTVRKIRPRDGSAYIEPAIADNKRILDQGFALKTVVAGKTIIKELNADHWDEVVFSGSYPVADIVYTSKDFPLEVRLKVYSPFIPLDAEKSALPATILRVEVLNKGAKTFPVDLIGWMENGVNKVSGKPGSGSKTNTVNVGTESVDIVSAFITTDANQINASDHGSMCFTYHGDYGKANPALEPWPVGTADFNPLKVVTAKVDGDEKLVGGISLSLELLPGKTMQADYSISWHFNNVNPKLKKLVKDAEQGYYYASRFKDAKSVSDFIKTNFNQLTAGTELWSNTWKTSTLPHWFLERTFLNIGTLATANTYRFASGRFWSWEGVGACAGTCTHVWQYAQAMARIFPSLERDLRERVDLGVGFVKDTGAIIFRAENESRPAIDGQAGTILRFYREHQMSQNDAFLKANWTKIKLAVQFMLAQDKNGDGMTDTPMENTLDAVWEGEIAWIVGLCIAAASAAQAMATEAGDTAFAAICKNYVEKGKQNMERELFNGEYFIHRPDAVQGRKKLGSYNTCHIDQVYGQSWAFQVGLPRVLDEKKTLSALRSLWKYNFTMDVGPYIKTHVGGRPYALSGEGGMVMNTNPHNEEAPFGEDVSWQLGYFHECMSGFEHQVAAHMMAEGMHAESLILTNRIHDRHHAAKRNPFNEIECSDHYARAMASYGTYLSACGFSYHGPKGIIGFGPKWNKENFVAAFTAAEGWGVYSQKLQGVTQVHQFQLKYGTLRLNEIRLEKITKPEAKHVKVSLLGKNINAVMAGTAGLLNIRLTQEVTVQKDQILEISIFS from the coding sequence ATGAAAGAACAATCATCAGGACGCCGTGCGTTCATTAAAAAGGCTGGTATACTGGGAATAGGGGTCATGGCTGCCAGATTTCCGGTATGGGGCAATAGCATATTCGCCGCCGGCTATCCAAAGCATAATATTCCTGAAGAAAAAAATATTGATCCCAAATGGCTTGCTTCATTGTACAAAAGAGGCACAGCCACCACGTATAAAAAAAGCAGGAATGAGCTGCGCTATATTGGCATGCCAGTGGGCGGCCTGCACGCCGGAACGGTATATGTTGGCGGCGACGGACGTTTATGGCTGTGGCAGATATACAACGAAACTTTTGAAGGTGCACAAGAAGGGATAGAACCCAAAATTGTAAACTGGAACGATGGTACTACCGTACGTAAAATAAGGCCCAGAGATGGTTCAGCTTACATAGAACCAGCCATTGCCGATAATAAACGAATCCTCGATCAGGGTTTCGCACTGAAAACGGTTGTTGCGGGCAAAACTATTATTAAAGAATTGAATGCCGACCATTGGGATGAAGTGGTGTTTTCGGGTTCTTATCCGGTTGCCGATATTGTGTATACCAGCAAAGATTTTCCTTTAGAGGTGAGGTTGAAAGTTTATTCTCCTTTTATTCCGCTTGATGCGGAAAAATCTGCACTTCCCGCAACCATATTGCGTGTTGAAGTGCTGAATAAAGGAGCTAAAACATTTCCGGTTGATTTGATTGGCTGGATGGAAAATGGCGTAAATAAAGTTAGTGGCAAGCCAGGCTCGGGGAGTAAAACCAATACTGTAAATGTTGGGACTGAATCGGTTGATATTGTTTCGGCGTTTATAACTACCGATGCCAATCAAATCAATGCCAGTGATCACGGCAGCATGTGTTTTACCTATCATGGCGACTATGGCAAAGCCAATCCTGCACTGGAACCATGGCCTGTTGGTACCGCAGATTTTAATCCGTTGAAAGTAGTTACGGCAAAAGTTGATGGAGATGAAAAGCTCGTAGGAGGGATTAGCCTATCGCTGGAACTATTGCCTGGAAAAACCATGCAGGCAGATTATTCGATAAGCTGGCACTTTAACAATGTTAATCCGAAGCTTAAAAAATTGGTGAAGGATGCAGAACAAGGCTATTATTACGCCAGTCGCTTTAAGGATGCGAAAAGCGTTTCCGATTTTATCAAAACCAATTTTAACCAGCTTACTGCCGGTACTGAACTTTGGAGCAATACCTGGAAAACATCAACATTGCCACACTGGTTTTTGGAGCGAACTTTTCTAAATATCGGAACACTAGCAACAGCCAATACCTACCGTTTTGCCAGCGGCCGTTTCTGGAGTTGGGAAGGGGTGGGCGCCTGTGCCGGTACCTGTACACACGTGTGGCAATATGCGCAGGCTATGGCCAGAATTTTTCCGTCGCTCGAACGCGATTTGCGCGAAAGGGTAGATTTGGGGGTAGGGTTTGTAAAAGATACCGGTGCCATTATTTTTCGCGCAGAGAACGAATCGCGTCCTGCAATTGACGGGCAGGCTGGTACTATTTTGCGTTTCTACCGCGAGCACCAGATGAGCCAAAATGATGCCTTCTTAAAAGCTAACTGGACAAAAATAAAGCTGGCTGTACAGTTTATGCTGGCACAGGATAAAAACGGCGATGGCATGACCGATACCCCAATGGAAAATACACTGGATGCGGTATGGGAAGGAGAAATTGCCTGGATAGTTGGTTTATGTATTGCTGCGGCCAGTGCCGCACAGGCCATGGCTACTGAAGCTGGTGATACGGCCTTTGCTGCAATATGTAAGAACTATGTAGAAAAGGGTAAGCAGAACATGGAGCGTGAGCTGTTTAACGGCGAATATTTTATCCATAGGCCTGATGCCGTACAGGGAAGGAAAAAACTGGGTTCTTATAATACCTGCCATATCGATCAGGTATATGGGCAGAGCTGGGCCTTTCAGGTCGGGCTTCCGCGGGTGCTAGATGAAAAGAAAACCCTTAGCGCTCTTAGGTCGCTATGGAAGTACAATTTTACCATGGACGTTGGCCCCTACATTAAAACCCACGTTGGTGGCCGTCCGTATGCGCTGAGCGGAGAGGGTGGTATGGTTATGAATACCAATCCGCACAATGAAGAAGCGCCCTTCGGCGAAGATGTGAGCTGGCAGCTGGGCTACTTTCACGAGTGTATGAGCGGGTTCGAACATCAGGTGGCCGCCCATATGATGGCTGAAGGTATGCATGCAGAGAGCCTTATCCTTACCAACAGGATACATGACCGTCATCATGCCGCCAAACGTAACCCCTTTAACGAGATTGAGTGTAGCGACCATTATGCCCGTGCCATGGCCAGCTATGGTACCTATCTCAGCGCCTGCGGTTTTAGCTACCACGGCCCGAAAGGAATAATTGGTTTTGGACCCAAGTGGAATAAAGAAAATTTCGTTGCAGCATTTACGGCTGCCGAAGGCTGGGGAGTTTATAGTCAGAAATTGCAGGGGGTAACCCAGGTGCATCAGTTTCAGTTGAAATATGGTACGTTAAGGTTAAATGAAATCAGGCTGGAAAAGATTACGAAGCCGGAGGCAAAGCACGTTAAAGTTAGCCTCCTGGGTAAGAACATTAATGCCGTTATGGCTGGTACAGCGGGGCTGCTGAATATCAGGTTGACGCAGGAAGTGACCGTTCAAAAAGATCAAATACTCGAAATTTCAATATTTAGTTAG
- a CDS encoding contractile injection system tape measure protein has translation MSLTPETLAVKNAGLVLLNNYLPMLFERLGLLIENKVFTGLASQCKAVQYAEFAVTGLSATSETILQLNKVLCGLPLAQPVPEEIDISEDQILLINGLLQAMIGYWPATGSSSVEGFRGNWLVREGLLRELEAYWELVVEKRAYDLLLNQSPFTFSVIKYPWMPKPLHVTWL, from the coding sequence ATGTCATTAACGCCCGAAACCCTAGCTGTAAAAAATGCAGGATTAGTCTTGTTGAACAATTATTTGCCCATGCTTTTTGAAAGGCTTGGCTTGCTAATCGAAAACAAGGTTTTTACCGGTCTTGCGAGCCAGTGTAAGGCAGTGCAATACGCTGAATTTGCTGTTACGGGCTTATCTGCTACTTCCGAAACCATACTTCAGCTCAATAAAGTGCTTTGTGGTTTGCCACTGGCACAACCCGTGCCCGAAGAAATTGATATCTCCGAAGATCAGATACTGTTGATTAACGGGCTGCTCCAGGCAATGATTGGTTATTGGCCGGCTACAGGTAGCAGTTCAGTTGAAGGTTTCAGGGGCAACTGGCTGGTGCGCGAGGGGTTATTAAGAGAGCTGGAAGCATATTGGGAACTGGTTGTTGAAAAGCGGGCATACGATTTATTACTGAATCAATCGCCATTTACATTTTCAGTGATTAAGTATCCATGGATGCCTAAGCCCCTTCACGTAACCTGGCTTTAG